Proteins co-encoded in one Homo sapiens chromosome 6 genomic scaffold, GRCh38.p14 alternate locus group ALT_REF_LOCI_3 HSCHR6_MHC_DBB_CTG1 genomic window:
- the B3GALT4 gene encoding beta-1,3-galactosyltransferase 4 precursor, whose product MQLRLFRRLLLAALLLVIVWTLFGPSGLGEELLSLSLASLLPAPASPGPPLALPRLLIPNQEACSGPGAPPFLLILVCTAPENLNQRNAIRASWGGLREARGLRVQTLFLLGEPNAQHPVWGSQGSDLASESAAQGDILQAAFQDSYRNLTLKTLSGLNWAEKHCPMARYVLKTDDDVYVNVPELVSELVLRGGRWGQWERSTEPQREAEQEGGQVLHSEEVPLLYLGRVHWRVNPSRTPGGRHRVSEEQWPHTWGPFPPYASGTGYVLSASAVQLILKVASRAPLLPLEDVFVGVSARRGGLAPTQCVKLAGATHYPLDRCCYGKFLLTSHRLDPWKMQEAWKLVGGSDGERTAPFCSWFQGVLGILRCRAIAWLQS is encoded by the coding sequence ATGCAGCTCAGGCTCTTCCGGCGCCTCCTTCTCGCCGCTTTGCTGCTGGTGATCGTCTGGACCCTCTTCGGGCCTTCGGGGTTGGGGGAGGAGCTGCTGAGCCTCTCACTAgcctccctgctcccagcccccGCCTCACCGGGGCCGCCCCTGGCCCTGCCCCGCCTCTTGATCCCCAACCAGGAAGCTTGCAGTGGTCCCGGGGCCCCTCCCTTCCTGCTCATCCTGGTGTGCACGGCTCCGGAGAACCTGAACCAGAGAAACGCCATTCGGGCTTCGTGGGGCGGGCTGCGCGAGGCCCGGGGGCTCAGGGTACAGACGCTATTCTTGCTGGGAGAGCCGAACGCACAGCACCCCGTGTGGGGTTCCCAGGGGAGTGACCTGGCCTCGGAGTCAGCAGCCCAGGGGGATATCTTGCAGGCCGCCTTCCAGGACTCCTACCGCAACCTCACCCTAAAGACCCTCAGCGGGCTGAACTGGGCTGAGAAACACTGCCCCATGGCCCGATACGTCCTCAAGACGGACGATGATGTGTATGTCAACGTCCCTGAACTGGTATCAGAGCTGGTCTTGCGAGGGGGCCGTTGGGGGCAATGGGAGAGAAGCACGGAACCCCAGAGAGAGGCTGAGCAGGAAGGAGGCCAGGTTTTGCACAGCGAGGAAGTGCCTCTTCTGTACTTGGGCCGGGTGCACTGGCGCGTGAACCCCTCTCGGACACCGGGGGGCAGGCACCGCGTATCAGAGGAGCAGTGGCCTCACACCTGGGGCCCCTTTCCACCCTATGCCTCAGGCACGGGGTATGTGCTGTCAGCGTCTGCTGTGCAGCTCATTCTCAAGGTGGCCAGCCGGGCACCCCTTCTCCCATTAGAGGATGTCTTTGTGGGGGTAAGTGCCCGACGAGGAGGCCTCGCCCCAACACAGTGTGTCAAGCTGGCTGGTGCCACCCACTACCCGCTAGACCGGTGCTGCTATGGGAAATTCCTGCTGACGTCCCACAGGCTGGACCCCTGGAAGATGCAGGAAGCCTGGAAGCTGGTGGGTGGCTCTGACGGGGAAAGGACTGCGCCCTTTTGCTCCTGGTTCCAGGGAGTCCTGGGCATCCTGCGGTGTCGAGCAATAGCCTGGCTTCAGAGCTGA